The genomic segment ctaaattagCAATCAAACGTTGCATCGGCAAACTTAAACAGCTTGACAGGCTGGGAGtgggaaatacagtatataatgtggCTTAGGAGTCAGATTCTATTGAATATAATACATATccaattgattttttttatgtcagacattttatagcaggaaaaacacaggtgtgaTCAATCATTTTATTGATGGCTGGTACACAGGCCAAAACCAACTCTCTTCAGGGACATGGATCGGGGACAAACTGATGGAGTTTCACTGTTGCCCCAGACATGGCTGGGCTGGACGTGAAGCTTGGACCATGAACCTAATGCGCTGGGGTTCTGCCTGCCAGATGTCAGCCCAGGAGATCTTCCCCTTTATTTGATTGTGTTAAAGTCGGTTGAACAACACACACTACTATTATCTTCCATGCTTGTCATTCTTTTGTTTTGGTAGCGCCCCAAGTTGTtgtaaactgaaatattaagtaaatattaGCCTAAATATTAAGTGATGAAGACAACAATGACTACATTGTTATTGTTGGGTGGTTactaataatcattttaataataatgtattagaTTAAGTTTGATTAGATTCgatcaaatcacattttattttataggaTTCAATTTGGATCACATTAAATTACGCTGCCCAACATACACTACTGTTATACTGCATCCTTAGCCTACTTCAAAACGGACACAGACAGCGGACGTTTATGTTCCAGGGGATCCAGATTTCTCCAACCGTACTGCGAGGTCATTAATGTAGATGAATGTCTGTAGTTCTGTTGCCAGTTTTTACTCTACATTTATTATTGACATACATTGACTTAATTATGTAATAAAGTTAACCCCTTACACCGAATTGGAGAATTTTATAATTGGAGAATTTTATAATGCTACCctaatgacattttcaaaaatgacattttcaaaaaagtaTGTGTAAAGTGAAAGATGTTGCTCGTGGAGACAAACCCAAAAAAGTTTTCACCGGAACTGAAGTGCGACTCGGGGAGGTGTGGGGGAGTTGATGGGAAAGTGTAGGCAGCACACATGCtattcttatttatattttatatacatataatttatccattttattttaagtttctctatttatctgcaCCTATAGCTGTCTTTATGCTGCTGTAACACCCGAATTTCCCCTTTGGGGGATTTTAGACAGGCCTACCTATAAATCCACCTGTTTCTATAAACCCTACCTTCACGGacgttataatgttcagttttagtttaaactgtttaagagaggtgttgattcaactgaaagatcattttggaggatgcagtcagtggtgctgttgaactgtattgcattgcAGCTGTACCTCCGATGCCTCTGTCTTCTCTGATCTTAAACACTGAACTTAAAACCGCTTGAAAAGTGAGGACCGTGTTCTTCACATTTAACACTGTATACActggtgaaaaaaaatgtaacagcagcacaaaggCTCAAGAGCGACTACTGGAAAGTCACTCTTTCAGTTGCAGATACAAGCTCTTACTGGTATTCCACAGCTGCGTATCGGTACAGAGTATTGCTGCTGTTGTGGCAGCTAAAGTCAGGTTCCTTTCTTGGAAACAACACAGAATAACCAGGaaacaaatactgacattttccCAGCTCCAAAGCATATCAGCGTGTTTTCTCAATGTTGAATTTAAACATTGGAAAACTATCCAtcacatgaaaacatacattataGACAAGCTATTTAAAACTTCAGGCTTAGCAAAATCAGAATTTCTGAATTTACAGGAAGATATAAATGCTTGGATAGGAATCAGAGATTGTAAACTTTGTAATGGCAACTGTATGGGAGACCAGTaccatgttttgtttgaatgtaaGACGGCAAGCACATATGTGACTAACAGGAAAAATGTATAAAGCAGCAttcatctttctcatctttttttttaacttgggGACGGAACTCAACTCACAGCAAGCTGAAGATTATACATGTTTAACATATTATGTCCTTATaaagttgcctatttacacattcagaagacacagaacaacattagcattctttTAGCATTGTCTTTGTGTCATTCTCCTAATCCTTTCTTTTGGTTTTCACCACTTTCTGAGCAACATCTGTctctaaatgctccactatgttcaccagttagtcacaaatttttgtctgtttgctgtttgttgctgagcaggtagcatatggtcagtttatcagagctgttttattgaaaacagctgcctgctccTTGAAAGGTGGTTATTAttagtggtgagagtgaactaaaaAAGTAGTTGGGggtcagaaaaccaaaacaatgagtggaACGACGCTAAAATACTTCGTAGAGGTGAGGGGAAAAGGCAGGtgtggtgataattctctgtgggtttgtctcCACGAGCgacatctttcacattacacatatttgatccatttgaaatttaaaatttggattaatgcagctttatgTTTAAGTTAGTTTTATAATCACAGCTGGATTAGCCAAAAGTGATTTTTACATTATGGGCCTTCATAAATAATGTTTCACCTTTTCCCATCCAACAGTCATAATGTACgaataataaaatcataatatAACATTCTGCTGCCtaatgagtaattttacttttgatactttttgttgataatacttatgtaGCCTACTTCTTtgagtaaaacattttgagtaTAATcaaaatcagctttattggccaagtatgtgtacacatacaaggaatttgactctttttttcattgctctcgatgtacttacacagaaatagacataacaGCGaagaacaaagacaacaaagctgaacaaataaatgtaaagaatAGACAGGACTACTAAGTACACACTGTGTGAGAAAAATAGGTGtatatattaatatactgtatatataaatatatatatatgtatataatatatatatttataaagcaccaatgaccaacaacataaataaaatgtttatttacaagTCAAGTATTTTTGTAAGttgtaaataatacaaatagtgcaaagtaataaatattgaatggatATGCATGGAGTGGATGATTATGTGTTGTAtatgcatttatttgaaaatggaCAATGTACATTAACCAACATTCAAGCAAATGTAAATGCACCCGAATTAGCTGAAAGGCTAGTTTCCATCTGCAGTCCCTTTGCCTGATGTTATTAGGCATCctagaataataaaaataaaacaatatgttCAGTAGTTAAAAACATGCGACATTGTGTGGGAGAtgtggatcccagaaacctgaaggTATAATGTAGGACTTTTGCTTGTATATTGTGATGCCTATAATTTTTCTTCAACTGACGTAAAATATCAGCAAAGTAACTGCAACTGTGCTATTCTAGTAGTCTTTCCACTACTGTTTGACACTGACTTGTGATATTATTCTAACATATCTCAGAGGTCAAAACATGGTGGGTGTTGCCTCACATGCATCTTTGAATAAGAACAGGTCTGTATGTGTTCTGTGTTTCATCTGGCTACATGACAAATTTCCCCTTGGGAGCCCATTGacagatacagtggtgtgcaaaagtgtttgcccccttcctgatttcttatttttttgcatgtttgtcacacttaaatgtttcaagatcatcaaactaatttaaatattagtcaaagataacacaagtaaacacaaaatgcaaggctttcttatggtggagtcatgaacactgactctaactgaggcaagtgaggcctgcagttctttggatgttgttgtggggctttggagtggcctagtcaactgacctgaatcctattgagatgctgtggcatgaccataaaagggcagttcatgctcgaaaaccctccaatgtggctgaattacaacaattctgcaatgatgagtgggccaaaattcctccacagcgctgtaaaaaaCTCAtggcaagttatcgcaaacgcttgattgcagttgttgctgctaagggtggcccaaccagttattaggtttagggggcaatcactatttcacacagggccatgtaggtttggattttgttttcccttaataataacaacattcattttgtgcattgtgttgcacaatgcattttgtgtttacttgtgttatctttgactaatatttaaatttgtttgatgatctgaaacatttgtgacaaacatgcagaaaaataagaaatcaagaagggggcaaacacttttgcacaccactgtatgtgcaAAGCAATTACAGATGATGATCATGAGGAAATTAATGGGGTTGCAAAAGCAAGCACAGAAGTGATCAAAATAGGTCACAGACACATTGCTAAACCTGGGTTTGTGTACACGTCTGAAAACCGCTGCGATAAGATCTTGTGAACTTGTGAAGATTTGCATAAAGCGGGGAAGTGACTCATGATAAACTAGTAATGTAGTTTACCCTGAAAGAGGCGGAAACCAATACTTTTAGGTGGTTGgtattttgtgttgtatttataaGACAGACATTTTTACTAATGAAAGTCTGAACCTTGATCTTTCTGTAACGCCACCATTTCTTTTTAAGCATAACTTTTTTGtgcataattttgttttcatttatagtcattttgctgtgtgtgtttgtgtgaatgtgttttttgtatgcAGTGTCAGACAGAGAGCTCATTGACATAAACTGCAACTTTAATACAAAaatgcaaagacaaaacaacacgaCCAAGTGGAAAGTTATCTATTGTAAAGTGATAAAAGTCACCTGGACAGCCACTCCTATTAATCTACAGACATATCAACTCTCACATACCGTATATTCTGGTCATTTTGTCCTGTAGGCCTGTAGGAATCTTACGTATTGCATTTTAAATCACAACTAACATTCTAAACATGGATAAAAATGAGAGGTTGAtgggaaaattaaaaaaagtactaaGAGAAAGGTTCTTTAGCTGTAAGAGTAAAgataatcaaaaaaataaagttacattCTGTGCAATTCAttgaaggaatagttagacattttgggattCTTCCAAGTTCGATGAGAAGATCagtaccactctcatatttgtccaGTAAAtataggttagcttagcttagcataaagaatagAGGCAGGGTGAAGCAGgaaaggtaacaaaatacgTTTGACaatttcttggccgggagcagtaacttcctggagtctctgctggttgcctgacaACTTAATGGTGACAACTTCACAGTGACTTTCAGGAAGTCACAAGGCCCAGCCAAGATATAGTCCAAAATCACAAACTGATGATTTTACACTTGGTTTTTtgttggattaaacaaatgagatatgaCGTATTAGTGAGTTTAAGAGGTGCTGATGGTGGGATTATATTACTTCTGGACAAagccagtctttatgctacgctaagataactggctgctggctgtagccatATATTTACTGGACATATcagagagtggtatcgatcttctcatctaactcttggccagaaaacaaaatctctaactattgctttaagaaaTAGTTTTGATCaatttggttgttttgtgtccaTTTGGATTGTGATTAAAGTTAACTTTGTTCATTTGAAGTCATGTTGCTATCTGCTTCTGGAAATGTAAAAGGTGAAATACGTAAatgggaaaagaagaagatgacTAATTTTATGAGAAAATTGAGAACAAAATGTCCCATTAActtgaataaagaataaaaacacttgAGTATAATctactaaaaatgtgtttatgttgtttgtactttttctgctgtttaaaaCTTGTGTATGAAGAACTTTAATGCTCACGATGACGTTTCCACTGACTAAAAATGCACCAAGATGTAGATAAGATAAACGCTAAGAAGACTATTGTGTTGTCTGTGGTACAGGAGATGATTTTAATCTTTACAACAAAACTGTGGCCTGTCCCTTTACTGTATTTTCCACCCCTAACTAGACAGCTGCAGACATTTGAGTTATGTCTTCAAGGTGGAAAGCTGAGGAGGTGTGGGGAAATTTCGCCTTGATGTCTCATGTAGGATTAATTTTGGAGGGGAAGGCTGACATCATACACATTTCAGTTCCACAATGGACAGTATTTATATCGGACGTAGTGCTGAGAGTCGATCACAACAAAGAGAGAAGAACATCGTCATCATCAGCATTTTACCGACAGCATCATGAAGACTCTCTGCTTCACTCtggggctgctgctgctcaccgcCTGCTGCTGCAACGCCATGCGTGAGTGATCTCTGTTCGAGCCTCCTCGTGTTTGTTTGAAGGTTTCTCACCAACATGTTTATAGTGATTTTATCCATTTACCTTCCTCACAGCTAAAGCTCTGCAGTTCAGCATGGCACCTGGAAACTGCTGCTTCAACTTATGCAAGCGCACGTTACCATCAAAGCTTGTATCTAGCATAACCAAGACCCACAGCTCCTGTCTAAAGCAGGCATTCATGTAAGTTTGTTTCATTCTTTTGCTATTTTTGTCTTGTAACTGGtgaaaaattatgaaattaatAGAAAGATGGAGGGCCTTTGACCTCCAGACAGGCATCATCAAAAGGTCACAGCATCCATAATAATGAATTACACTTCCAttaaaacatgaagaaaaggTGGATTAAGTTTATTGAGTTTTCTCTTCTGTATGTTTTGCAGAGTCCAGACTATCAGAGGAAGACAGATCTGCTACAGTCGTACTTTCCAGTGGGCTCTGGATGTCTACAATCAGCGCCACAACACTGAGGGCAGCGGTCAGCAGTACTGAAgatgtattattgtattatacttaataatataaattaatgCCTGATTTTGCAGGCTCAAAGGTGTGAAGACttgttctttgtattttaataaaacttttattgCTGTAATGGACTTTATTgctggctgtgtgttttctgagtaGATTGTGTATTGATTTGTGTCAGACAACAAATCTTGCATTTCCAAGGCCTTTTATGAATTATCAGATATCAGCAGGTCACTGACTAACTTCAACTAAAGAAATACAATCTGGATAACATTGGAGATTAATTTGTTAAATTTGGTTTCCCCGCTTGATTAGATGTGGCAGCCTTATACATCCCCATCATACTGAACATACTGAACTAAATTGTGTTGACCATGATCCAACAGATttgatctgatgaatgtaagtccaaaacacatggctctttagctgctaaaggcTTTTTCACTGCCTACCCACTGACTTTGTCTATTTGCCATTTGAAACTGGACAGTAGTGTACTGTGGGTTAATCAGAGCTATTTTGCTGGAAACAAAAGGGGTTTGATGAGAGCCATGAGACTGAACCCTACagtgaatgtttttaaaaaatctattaacATGACGGATGTTGGTTTTCCAGAAGCTTGCAAGATGAAATGTGCATAACAGCTTTAAAGCTAGCCGAATAAAAACGCCATTGACTCACCAGATAAGGTCTTTGATAATTAGTTACGTGATAAAGTGAAAAAATTACACACTGAAGTAGAAATGGATGAATGCCACCCAGAGCATTGAGACAGTATAGCAGATCCAACCATggtagcctggttccagacctctgaatcacagCTCACATCTCCAATGTCTTTAGCTGTGAATAACGTGAAtgacaaaatggcaattcagttgGATTATCAGGCTTAAACCATCTGTTAAAAGAAATAACTTACTtatgcagaaaacaaaaatgtacaaaaataaattatggcTTTCAGTTCTAATGCTGTGGAGAAAGATGAGTGGAGTGTTATGTTGGACTTCATGCTGATGCAAAGGTTGGAATTTGAGCTGGcttgaaaaaaaagtgttgttacACTGCAGAAGTGTGTACACTGTAATCAGTGATATTGATCTGTGCATCACCAGACTTGCAGatttatgatatatatattttattttattttattttttaaacattttttaacagaattttGCAAATGCACAATTTGCATAATGTTCCGCAAATTTATATGTGCAGTAAtgactatttatttttttaacattcaaaaggAAAAGATCTGCAGCCATTGTGTAAGCGCTCCCCTGCACAAAATCACACCACAAGCTGTGTTCTTGTGCTGTGGTTTTACAGTAACATGACTTGCAAACTTTTCACAGAACAAGTCAGTTCATGAGTGAAATGGTGTTGATCTCACGCGATCTATTCTTTTTGCCTCCGTTTCACCACACTTAACTCTAATATACACCATCATCAACTATACCTCTGTGTGCTGCTGGTCTGTGGTGCAACTTTATCTTCATGTCTCAGTAGCGGTATATGTCTCATCATTTACTGGCAGTACCCTTGCATTTGTTGGTACACAAGTGAAAGAAGCAATTGTGCATAGAATGAAAAAcaagagcttgagagagaagttcagaTCCTGCATACCTTCTCACCTGCACATAAATCATTTCACAAAGATCACATGCTTGTTGGATTGACGGTGGCCTTTCTCGTGTGGGGGGGAGAGGCtttcagatgctgtttgacAACCTCGTTTGAGGCATACTGATGCCTTTAGAATGACAAGATGGCACTTCTTTTAAATCCATGAACACATATACCTTCGTAATAATAGCTTTCttaacttttgtctttttcaattCAATCTAAAGTTACTTAGAAGTTAAAGTTCAGTTCTCAGCtcaatcaaataaatgtatatcCTTTTTGctatctgtttctgttttgagtacattttatttctcttatcAGCAGATCAAAAAGATGCAGTGCAGAGGAGCTGCTGAAGTGTTGTTTGGTGCGTGATTTTTAATCTTGCTGTGCTGCGGTGTTCCTCAAACTTCCTTTCACCCATAATTGTGACAATCACACTGACTGTTTTCTTAGAATTGCCATGTACAGGAACATGACAATATATAAGCAGCTATAAGACATGTTAGTGATCAGAGCAGATGATCACTTCAGACATCAAAGACAGAAGAGCATCATCAGATCTACACTGAAGACAGCATGAAGACTCTCAGCTTCACAGTGGGACTCCTGCTGCTCACTGTTTACTACTGCACTGCCATGCGTAAGTCTGTCAGTCTACTTTCTGGACCAGATTGGAGAGAAATGCCATTAGTTGGTCTGCTTTCTTCCactgattttttatttcattatttaatttgtttctgcAAATCTTGGACATATAATGCGGGCCATAGATTGAATTTCAGAAATACTGAGGTAAAGAGTATTTTGTGAGTTTCCTCAGTGGACCACCACCCCctccaatttttaaaaaactttttggattttttttttttttagattttctaTATGCAGTTAACTgttcaattacattttgaaaaaatacaattacaatttGCATTTTGAAGAAAACtgaataattatatatatatatataaacatatatatattattttattttatataaaattatataaaaattttatatttgttgttggCCCAAATGtagtaaaatttaaatatactgaGTCTAGAATACTAGAATCAGcctataaaatgtttatttgtagaATAATAATTCAGCCACacccaaattcccagaaaaatACAGCACATGACCAC from the Siniperca chuatsi isolate FFG_IHB_CAS linkage group LG4, ASM2008510v1, whole genome shotgun sequence genome contains:
- the LOC122874241 gene encoding C-C motif chemokine 4-like, which translates into the protein MKTLCFTLGLLLLTACCCNAMPKALQFSMAPGNCCFNLCKRTLPSKLVSSITKTHSSCLKQAFIVQTIRGRQICYSRTFQWALDVYNQRHNTEGSGQQY